TATGCCTTTATCGTTTCTCCAAAACGAATCCCTAACTTTTGAGAAGTATCCGTTGCAATTCTTTGTGGTGTATCCGGCATAAAAGGATTAGGAATTCTCACTTCCAGTACTTCATCGATAAACTTCTTGGGGTTGATAATTCCTGGGTTTACAACTACAGGTAAACCTTCTACATAGCCTATTTTCTCTACAAGCATCTTCAATTCAGGATCTTTCATTTCCTTGGAAATCAAAGTATAACCCAACAGGCAACCATATACAGCAAGGGCTGTATGAAGGGGATTAAGACAGGTACAAACCTTCATTTTTTCTACTTTATCAACGGTTTCTCTATCAGTGAAAATGATACCGCCCTCTTCAAGGTTTGGTCTTCCATTTGGGAATAAATCTTCTATGATTAAATACTCTGGTTCCTCTGCATTTACGAAGGAAGCTACATAAGTATTTTTTGATGTAATTACATCCTCTACATCTTCAAAGCCGTCCTTTTTAAGCATTTCTTTTACGCTTGGATCAGGCCTTGGGGTGATTTTATCGATCATGGACCAAGGAAAAGCTATAAATTTAGGAGCATTGATATAAGCTACAAAACCTTCATCTACTAGACCCCTTTCTTCCCATTTTTCAGCAAAAGCCTTTACCGCATCATGAAGTCTCGTGCCATTATGAGAACAGTTATCCATACTTACTAAAGCAAGAGGTCGCTTACCATTGATATATCTTTCATAAACAAGAGAAGATAACTTGCCAATATAGCTTACTGGAGCTTGAGATCCCTTCTTAAAATCCTCTGCAACGGCCGGCAAATATTCACCCTTAGCATCCCTTAAGCTATATCCCTTTTCAGTAATCGTAAAGCTTGCCATTTGTAGACTTGGGTTTATAAAAATATCTTTTAATCTCTTCCAATTTTCTTCATTTTCTGTATCTACAACCAAGGATTCTACAATACTGGCAATAACAGTCTTTTCAATACTTCCATTGGCCTTTAAGGTAACAAGCACCGTTAAATTATCATGAGGTCTATACATTTTTTCTATAATTTCGTAGTCAAATCCCTCTGCTACAATAATTCCTTTGTTACTTTTTCCTTGATTTAAAATATTTTGCTGAGCATTTGCTGTAAGCGCTCTAAAAATATTTCCTGCCCCAAAATGAATCCAGTTAGGATTCGCCTTAGTATTTGCTTTTACTTCCTCTAGATTAAATTTAGGAAGCTTAAAACCGGCAGCTTCCCAAGCCGCAATATCCTTTAGAGCATCTAAGTTTAGTTTCATTTCATCCACCCGCTTTCTGCTATTTTTATTTTTTAAGTGGTGTTATTAAATCTGCTTATTTTCTAGCTGTTTTATCAATAGCTTCCCATATACCATTTAAATAGGTTGCCCCTAAAGCCCTGTCATATAAGCCATAACCCGGCATAGCCTTCTCTCCCCAAACCATTCTTCCATGGTCAGGTCTGATAGGTCCCTCCATACCGATGTCATAAAAAGCCTTCATGATTTCATACATATCCAATGAGCCATCAGAGGAAAGATGGGCTGCCTCATCAAACTTGCCAGGTCCAAGATGAATAAGATTTCTGACATGACCAAAATGAATTCTTCCTTTAAAACTTCTGATCATATCTGGAATATCATTATTAGGGTCAGACCCAAGGGACCCTGTGCATAAGGTTAATCCATTGTTTACCATAGGCACTGCATCCAGCATTCTTTGAATATTTTTTTTATTGTTTATTATTCTTGGTAAACCAAATACAGACCACGCAGGATCATCCATATGAATAGCCATTTTAACCCCGTATTTCTGACAAGTTGGCATGATTGCCTTTAGGAAATACACAAGGTTTTCAAATAATTTCTCTTCATCTACGCCTTTGTACATCTCAAATAATTCCTTAATTCTTGCTAGTCTTTCTGGTTCCCAACCTGGTAATGGAAAACCATTAGCGTTGGAATCCATCTCTTCAAACATCTTAGTAGGATCAATTTTGTCAATAAGCTCCTGATCATAAGAAAGGACTGTAGAGCCATCAGGCCTTTTCTTGGCAAGATCAGATCTTGTCCAGTCAAACACAGGCATAAAATTATAGCATACTAGCTCTATGCCCTCCTTACCTAAATTTTCAAGGGTTTCGATATAGTTTGCAATGTACTTATCTCTTGTTGGAAGACCAATTTTTATATCATCATGAATATTTACGCTCTCAATACCACTCACTTCTAAGCCCGCTGCCTCTACCTCTTCCTTCATTGCCCTAATTGCTTCTCTACGCCATACTTCTCCAGGTTTAGTATCATAAAGGGTTGTAATAACACCTACACAACCAGGAATCTGTCTAATCTGTTCTAGTGTTACAGTGTCATACTTGTTTCCAAACCACCTTAGCGTCATTTTCATATTCCCATCTCCTATCTTCATACTTCTAGTCATACTAATATATTAGTATGGTTCTGTCTCATCTATAAATTTATCTTTTATCCTATCCTTTTAAACTTCAAAGTATCTTCTTGCGTTATTTAAGCAAATATCTTCTATAATTCTTCCAGCTTCTTCTAAATCATCTGCATATTCTCCGTTTTCTATCCAAGCACCCATGAGATTACACAATATACGTCTAAAATATTCATGTCTCGTATAAGAAACAAAACTTCTAGAATCAGTAAGCATACCAATAAACCTACCTAACAAACCTGAATTAGCGAAGCACTTCATATGTTCCTGCATCCCATCTCTATGATCCTGCATCCACCAAGCAGTTCCAAACTGCATTTTACTTATTGCTTCATCCGATTGAAAATTACCTGCCATACTGGCTATAACCCAGTTATCTTTTGGATTCATGGTAAATAATACCGTCTTAGGTAAGTCCCCTTGTTTTTCAAGATGATCTAAAAACCTTGAAAGATTCAACGCAATATTAGCGTCATGAATAGAGTCAAACCCTGCATTAATACCTATCTGCGATAAGCGCTTCGTACTGTTATTACGTAGGACACCGATGTGTAACTCCATAGCCCAGTTCTTCTTTTTGTACTCACTTCCTAAGAAGACCATAAGCGCTGTTTTATATTGATTCGCTTCTTTTTGTGTAGGTATATCGCCTTCCATCGCTTTTTTAAAGATTGTCTCTATTTCATCCTTTGTATAAGTTTCATAAGGAAGATGGGTAAATCCATGATCACTTGCCCTGCACCCTACCTCATCAAAGAAATCAATCCGCTGTTTCAATGCTCCGCAAAGCTCCTCAAAGTTTGAAATTGTCATATTAGCAGCACTAGCTAATAACCTAATATAGTCTCTAAATCCTTCATCTGTTATATCTAAAACTTTATCTGGTCGCATTGCAGGTAAGACTTTTGTTTTAAAGCTAGTATCATTTTTAAGCTTTAGATGATATTCAAGACTATCAACTGGATCGTCCGTAGTACAGAGAGCATATACATTGGAATCCTTTATTAGTTGGCGGGCAGAAAAGTCCGGTTGTTTAATCCTAGCATTTGCCTTATTCCATATAGCTTTAGCGGTCTTTTCACTGAGTGTTTCCTCTATGTCAAAATATCTTTGCAGTTCTAAGTGAGACCAATGGTAAAGTGGATTACCCATTGCATAAGGCATACAGGAAGCAAACGATCTAAACTTTTCATAACCACTAGCTTCTCCTGTGATAAATCTTTCTGCTGTCCCATTGGCCCGCATTAGACGCCATTTGTAGTGATCTCCTCCAAGCCATAATTCTGCTAAATCTTCAAAATGCTTATCTTCATAAATTTCTTTTGGATCTAGATGACAATGATAATCAAATATTGGTACACTCTTAGCAAATGTATGAAACAATATGCTTGCTGATTTGCTTTCTAAAAGAAAATCTTCCTTCATAAATCTTGTCATAATTTGAAACCACCTTTCTCTTGCTGCCTTGATTATCTTGGAGGTTTTCAGCATTTATAGAATATTATTTTTAAAATTATTTGACCTAGTAACTTTGAGACTTAATCATTTAAATAAAATCTTCTATAGATGTACGCCCCTAAATTTTAATATACTAAGGGCTACATTTGCAGCCCTTGATTTTGGAGCGAAACCGTAGACCGTGTATATTAAAATTTAACTTTAAAAGCGTACATTTATATGCT
The sequence above is drawn from the Clostridium formicaceticum genome and encodes:
- the uxuA gene encoding mannonate dehydratase — translated: MKMTLRWFGNKYDTVTLEQIRQIPGCVGVITTLYDTKPGEVWRREAIRAMKEEVEAAGLEVSGIESVNIHDDIKIGLPTRDKYIANYIETLENLGKEGIELVCYNFMPVFDWTRSDLAKKRPDGSTVLSYDQELIDKIDPTKMFEEMDSNANGFPLPGWEPERLARIKELFEMYKGVDEEKLFENLVYFLKAIMPTCQKYGVKMAIHMDDPAWSVFGLPRIINNKKNIQRMLDAVPMVNNGLTLCTGSLGSDPNNDIPDMIRSFKGRIHFGHVRNLIHLGPGKFDEAAHLSSDGSLDMYEIMKAFYDIGMEGPIRPDHGRMVWGEKAMPGYGLYDRALGATYLNGIWEAIDKTARK
- a CDS encoding mannitol dehydrogenase family protein, with the translated sequence MKLNLDALKDIAAWEAAGFKLPKFNLEEVKANTKANPNWIHFGAGNIFRALTANAQQNILNQGKSNKGIIVAEGFDYEIIEKMYRPHDNLTVLVTLKANGSIEKTVIASIVESLVVDTENEENWKRLKDIFINPSLQMASFTITEKGYSLRDAKGEYLPAVAEDFKKGSQAPVSYIGKLSSLVYERYINGKRPLALVSMDNCSHNGTRLHDAVKAFAEKWEERGLVDEGFVAYINAPKFIAFPWSMIDKITPRPDPSVKEMLKKDGFEDVEDVITSKNTYVASFVNAEEPEYLIIEDLFPNGRPNLEEGGIIFTDRETVDKVEKMKVCTCLNPLHTALAVYGCLLGYTLISKEMKDPELKMLVEKIGYVEGLPVVVNPGIINPKKFIDEVLEVRIPNPFMPDTPQRIATDTSQKLGIRFGETIKAYIQREDLRVTDLKLIPLVLAGWCRYLMGIDDNGNKMELSPDPLLQELTPYVASITLGDKGPFHEALKPILSNPAIFGINLYEAGLGEVVENYFEELVTSEGAVRETLKKYVY
- the uxaC gene encoding glucuronate isomerase — encoded protein: MTRFMKEDFLLESKSASILFHTFAKSVPIFDYHCHLDPKEIYEDKHFEDLAELWLGGDHYKWRLMRANGTAERFITGEASGYEKFRSFASCMPYAMGNPLYHWSHLELQRYFDIEETLSEKTAKAIWNKANARIKQPDFSARQLIKDSNVYALCTTDDPVDSLEYHLKLKNDTSFKTKVLPAMRPDKVLDITDEGFRDYIRLLASAANMTISNFEELCGALKQRIDFFDEVGCRASDHGFTHLPYETYTKDEIETIFKKAMEGDIPTQKEANQYKTALMVFLGSEYKKKNWAMELHIGVLRNNSTKRLSQIGINAGFDSIHDANIALNLSRFLDHLEKQGDLPKTVLFTMNPKDNWVIASMAGNFQSDEAISKMQFGTAWWMQDHRDGMQEHMKCFANSGLLGRFIGMLTDSRSFVSYTRHEYFRRILCNLMGAWIENGEYADDLEEAGRIIEDICLNNARRYFEV